One Tripterygium wilfordii isolate XIE 37 chromosome 10, ASM1340144v1, whole genome shotgun sequence DNA segment encodes these proteins:
- the LOC120007022 gene encoding wound-induced basic protein-like, with amino-acid sequence MIYDVNSPLFRSFLSQKGGASDKRKMEEQKPKEQRPKANENKPVMND; translated from the exons ATGATCTACGACGTCAACTCACCTCTCTTTCGTTCCTTCCTCAGCCAGAAGGGAGGCGCCTCCGACAAGAG GAAAATGGAGGAGCAAAAGCCTAAAGAACAGAGACCAAAAGCAAATGAAAACAAGCCTGTGATGAATGATTGA